The following are encoded in a window of Chloroflexota bacterium genomic DNA:
- a CDS encoding oligosaccharide flippase family protein: protein MTQALWGSLYTIGASLITLTLGFLRSVLLARLLLPEHFGVVALALFYIGLAAQLRGLGLDMAVIHRRETDESFLRTYFSLRLGLDVLTFGLLLIMTPLLQRAYPQMASLGAILAVLILVYFLSNLSQVQETLIRKNLAFRQLAAADVSASVTMTMVAPFLAWMGWGAWALVAEQLSGIGVRFILTWGPFRQWKPRLGWKEQTIRWLWEYGKPTWVASNLSYLLDRFDDFWIGTALGEVPLGLYSRAYEFAHYPRRVLANPLVTVFTPVFARLQNDRLQLSQAFFRSAYVILRSGFLVAGAFGLLMPEFIHYVIGDKWLPMLGTFRLMLVYTALDPLVMLMGNMMLAVGHPWELRKAAVAQMLFFVPAVILGAWLWDINGVAVAADGMLLIGAVWLYHPLRQLVDFNPVRLMVWPTLALVLAWGSGFLVEILTEKVLLSVLILKLGVFLLLFGVFLLAVERNDLLSGVRWLREAAWRRG, encoded by the coding sequence ATGACGCAGGCCCTCTGGGGTTCGCTCTACACCATTGGCGCCTCACTTATTACGCTGACCCTGGGATTCCTGCGCTCGGTACTCCTGGCACGGCTGCTTTTGCCTGAGCATTTTGGCGTGGTAGCCCTGGCTCTTTTTTACATCGGGTTGGCAGCTCAACTTCGGGGGCTGGGGCTGGATATGGCCGTTATCCACCGCCGAGAGACGGATGAGTCTTTCTTGCGCACCTATTTTTCCCTGCGGCTAGGGCTGGATGTTTTGACCTTTGGCCTTCTGTTGATAATGACTCCCCTTCTGCAGAGGGCCTATCCACAAATGGCAAGCCTGGGCGCTATTCTAGCGGTGTTAATTTTAGTCTACTTCCTGTCTAACTTGAGCCAAGTGCAAGAGACACTTATCCGTAAGAATCTGGCCTTCCGACAATTGGCTGCTGCTGATGTAAGCGCTTCCGTCACGATGACCATGGTGGCGCCATTCTTGGCTTGGATGGGATGGGGGGCGTGGGCGCTGGTAGCTGAGCAGCTTTCAGGGATTGGCGTGCGCTTTATCCTGACCTGGGGACCTTTCCGGCAGTGGAAGCCTCGACTGGGATGGAAAGAGCAAACGATCCGTTGGCTATGGGAGTACGGCAAGCCCACTTGGGTGGCTTCCAATCTGAGTTACCTCTTAGACCGCTTTGACGACTTTTGGATTGGGACGGCGCTGGGGGAGGTGCCGCTGGGATTATATTCCAGAGCCTACGAATTTGCCCACTACCCACGTCGGGTTTTGGCAAACCCTTTGGTAACCGTCTTCACACCGGTCTTTGCCCGCCTACAAAACGATCGGCTGCAGCTTTCGCAGGCCTTCTTCCGTTCAGCTTATGTGATCTTGCGCAGCGGCTTTCTGGTGGCTGGAGCCTTTGGGCTGCTCATGCCTGAATTCATTCACTATGTCATTGGAGATAAGTGGTTGCCGATGCTAGGGACATTCCGTTTGATGCTGGTCTACACAGCCCTAGACCCCTTGGTGATGTTAATGGGCAATATGATGCTGGCTGTGGGGCATCCGTGGGAGCTCCGCAAAGCTGCAGTGGCACAAATGCTCTTCTTCGTCCCTGCTGTTATTCTGGGTGCCTGGCTGTGGGATATCAACGGTGTGGCAGTGGCAGCTGATGGAATGCTGCTGATTGGAGCAGTCTGGCTATATCACCCACTGCGGCAGCTGGTGGATTTCAATCCTGTGCGACTGATGGTATGGCCTACTCTGGCCCTGGTTTTAGCCTGGGGCAGTGGTTTCCTGGTAGAGATACTTACCGAGAAGGTTCTCTTGTCAGTGCTAATTCTCAAACTGGGTGTATTCCTTCTTCTATTCGGAGTTTTTTTGCTGGCCGTGGAGCGAAACGACCTGCTAAGTGGGGTCCGATGGTTGCGGGAGGCGGCGTGGCGGAGAGGGTAG